The proteins below come from a single Danio aesculapii chromosome 25, fDanAes4.1, whole genome shotgun sequence genomic window:
- the rpp25a gene encoding ribonuclease P protein subunit p25a — protein sequence MLMPNTELHNNTQSVQLNPTNPTGPSKTPGLGGFRKIRSTGEPIQNPIPGLASDVLEMRVKEGSKIRNLLGFAMSRIESDGQMQVLFSGTGRAVTKTITCAEIMKRKVPGLHQVSKLQYRTVTEVWESQESQMTIHRTLPSICILLSKEPLDPQEPGYQPPAETNTLSEQHRGLDGGQGSGKAEKRPLSPCDHPGLKRAALGQD from the coding sequence ATGTTAATGCCGAACACAGAGCTTCATAATAACACACAGTCAGTCCAACTCAATCCCACAAACCCAACAGGACCTTCTAAAACACCCGGCCTAGGGGGATTCAGGAAAATCCGCTCCACTGGAGAACCAATCCAAAATCCCATCCCAGGCCTGGCGTCAGATGTGCTGGAAATGCGTGTAAAGGAAGGAAGCAAAATACGAAACCTCTTAGGCTTCGCCATGTCTCGAATTGAAAGCGACGGACAGATGCAGGTTCTGTTCAGTGGAACGGGACGAGCAGTGACCAAAACCATCACCTGCGCAGAGATAATGAAAAGGAAAGTGCCAGGTTTACACCAGGTGTCAAAGCTCCAGTACAGGACAGTGACGGAGGTTTGGGAGAGTCAGGAGAGTCAGATGACCATCCACAGAACTTTACCTTCCATTTGTATTCTGCTGTCCAAGGAGCCGCTGGACCCGCAGGAGCCCGGATATCAGCCGCCCGCCGAAACAAACACTCTCTCAGAGCAACACAGAGGGTTGGATGGAGGGCAGGGGTCCGGAAAGGCAGAAAAAAGACCACTGAGTCCTTGTGATCATCCTGGTCTTAAACGAGCTGCTTTGGGACAGGATTAA